In Chrysemys picta bellii isolate R12L10 chromosome 3, ASM1138683v2, whole genome shotgun sequence, a single genomic region encodes these proteins:
- the LOC101939800 gene encoding protein CLN8-like: MNLANDGAMSRAIFDWDYVLWEVRLTLLAAGFFIYLGVFLLAHWLSSWISATYRALSAKEKVFWNMTITRGVFGVQSCIAGLWAMLIDPVFQADKVYSQQKWSWFNCLIASGFFLLENVGVHLSNIIFKTFDVFLVVHHLLALGGFLGLITNIKSGHYLPLIGLLLEMSTPSTCFSWVLLKIGWSNTLFWKANQWVMIHLFHCRMIITYHMWWVCISNWNDVVENMGLPYFTVFFMGLCSLTIILNPYWTYKKTKQLLTPVDWNFSNTAMKNGSFGKLNGETGQKKRL, translated from the exons ATGAATCTTGCCAATGATGGTGCAATGTCCAGAGCCATATTTGACTGGGACTATGTTCTGTGGGAAGTTCGTTTGACATTACTAGCAGCTGGTTTTTTCATCTACCTGGGAGTATTTCTTTTAGCTCACTGGCTGTCCTCATGGATCAGTGCTACTTATCGTGCTTTGTCAGCAAAGGAGAAGGTCTTCTGGAATATGACTATCACACGTGGCGTGTTTGGAGTTCAGAGTTGCATAGCTGGGTTGTGGGCCATGCTCATAGATCCAGTTTTTCAAGCTGACAAAGTGTATTCACAGCAAAAGTGGAGCTGGTTTAATTGCTTAATAGCCTCTGGCTTCTTTTTGCTTGAAAATGTAGGTGTTCATCTGTCTAATATTATTTTCAAGACGTTTGATGTATTCTTGGTAGTTCATCATTTACTTGCCCTCGGTGGCTTTCTTGGGCTGATAACAAACATAAAATCTGGACACTATCTACCCCTGATTGGACTGCTACTTGAGATGAGCACTCCTTCAACCTGCTTCTCCTGGGTACTTTTAAAG ATTGGCTGGTCTAATACCCTTTTTTGGAAGGCAAACCAGTGGGTAATGATCCACCTGTTTCACTGTCGCATGATCATTACTTATCACATGTGGTGGGTGTGCATTTCCAATTGGAATGATGTGGTGGAAAATATGGGACTTCCATATTTTACTGTCTTTTTCATGGGATTATGTTCACTTACAATAATACTTAACCCATACTGGACATACAAGAAGACCAAGCAGCTCCTCACTCCAGTTGACTGGAACTTTTCGAATACAGCAATGAAAAATGGATCTTTTGGAAAATTAAACGGTGAAACAGGCCAAAAGAAGAGGCTATAA